The genome window AACTCAAGTGATGAGAGAAGCCGTCCTCAAAAAGTTTCTAACTCATGCCGATATTAGAGAAATTCTTTTGGCCACAAGCGACCAACTTATTGTAGAAAATTCTCCTACCGATTATTTTTGGGGCTGTGGAGCCAAGAACACAGGTCAAAATTATCTTGGTAAAATCCTAATGAGCGTGCGTGAAGACCTCCGTAC of Scytonema hofmannii PCC 7110 contains these proteins:
- a CDS encoding NADAR family protein, giving the protein TQVMREAVLKKFLTHADIREILLATSDQLIVENSPTDYFWGCGAKNTGQNYLGKILMSVREDLRTLPSLSRISESLRFEVSN